The DNA segment CAGGAACTTCAGTTTCATCTTCCGTTTTTTCTTCGGATTCTTTACCTAAATCCATAATCGACGGTTCTTTCTCGGGAATGTTCAGATTTTTTGCTAAAGATACTTCCTTTTTAGGATAGGAATAGGAAATATCGAATTTCCATACTTCCACATCTTCGATATTTTCTTTGATGATCCTGGAAATCCTGCCATTCGGAAATAGTTCCGCGAATTTTAAAATATTTCGTCTATTGCTTGTATAACCTGTTATCTGGAATTTATTAGCACTGCTTTTCAGGTCATTCAGCCAACTGATCTTGTATTTATTAAACGCTTCTGAAATCACATTCAAAATGTAGTACCACTGATTTTTATTACCTGTGATCTTATCAATTAATTCCAGGTTCTTTTGAAAATGACCCTGTTTCTCTTTTACTTCATTGATTTTTAGAATTAACTGTTTTGTTTGAGTAAGTTCTCCATCTAAAGTACCAATTATTTTGTTTACTTCAATAATATCTCTATTTATCTGCAAATTACGGATCGTTCCGGTCAGAGCAAAAAAGAAAATAGCAGCCAGTACAACAAATCCATGCCAGGCAACTTTAAAATGTTTTTGTCTTTCAATGATATCTTTGGGAAGCAGATTCGTTGAGTAAAAGTTCTTATTCTTGTGGTCAAGGGTTTTCCAGGCTAAAGCGATAGGAATTGCATATTGTGCTATTTTTTCATCAGTTATTTCCGCTTCTGTAGCTTCGATCTCATCTATTTGCGGTAATTCCAGACGACTGACTTTTGACATCGAACCAAACTTTTTAGCAAAAAACTCGATATCTTTCTTGCTGACAAATTCACCCGCAATAAGAATATTCTGTGTTATCGGAAAGTTGGAAATATCCTGTTCTAATAATATCTTTGAAAAAATGGACTGTCTGGTTCTTTCAGGTTCTGCTTCGGGTACAATTATCGGTAAAGTCTTGAAATGGTCTTTCCCTCTCATCACGATCGCAGATTTATATTCCTTTCCGATATATAAGATCATGACAAAATCCTGATCAGTATATTCATAATTATATCTGACCAGATTCATTAACGATATTTCATTGGTATCGATATAGCTATAAATGTATTTTTTCCTGGAATATTGAAAATTCAACTCCTGAACAGCATTAAGTAAATCGTTTTCTCCCTTATGGACAAAAGCCAAACTCGATTTATCTTTGTTAAAGATCATCCCGAAAGAATAATTATTCTTCTTGATCTCATCTTTGGAAAGGACTTCTTTTTTGATATATTTGATAATTTTTGATTTTGTGTAGCTCTTATCAAACTTATGATATGAAATCTGCTCTTCACTCGCGTTCAGAGATATTTTTCCCCGATCCAAAGGAAAATTCACAAGCAGACTTTGAAGTTCACTTTTCCCGGATTCTTCCTCTTCTTCTTCGTTTACTTCTTCTGCAATTTCAAATTCTGATATTTCTTCCGATGGAGAAGCTTCCCCGGTAAACTCATCTTCAATATCCTTCAATCCGAGGAAATCTTTTTCATCGGTTTTATCGTCTAAAAATAGATGATGAGATAAATTTGTATCTAATAACTGTTGTATTTTTATCTTCTCATTGGATGAAACAAGTTGAGCGATTTTGACGGTCAAACCATCTTGAAAAATACCAAAAGCAAATTGTTCTTTTTTACTCATAATTCTCTCTAAAATTGTAATAATTGGATCATTATTTTTCTGTTATTAGCATAATTTAATGCTGTCTCTTTGGAAATCACATTTTTTCTATATAAATTTAACAGGTCCTGCTCAAGAGTCATCATTCCTTTTTTCTTACCTTCTACCATCATCTGATAGATCTCCCCGATATTTTTATTTCTGATCGCTGCTTTAACGGAGCTGTCAACAGAAAGTATCTCTTTGGTCATAACCACTTTTCCCTTTTTATCAGGAATCAATTTCTGGGAGACACAAACTCTGATCGTATCAGCTAATCTCATCCTGATCCTGTCCTGTTCATTAGGTGGAAATTCCCCGATTATCCTGTGAATACTATCGATGGCAGAACTCGTGTGTAAAGTTGTAAAAACTTTGTGACCACTGTCCGTTACTTCAATAACCGTAGCGATCGTCTGTGGATCTCTCATCTCACCCACAATAATTATATCGGGATCCTGTCTTAAAGCTTGAACTGTTCCATCTTCAAAACTCAAAACATCATCACCCACATTTCTGTGTTTAACTATACACTTATCAGATCTATGAATAAATTCAATAGGATCTCCAATGATCACGATATGTGCTTTATTAGTATGATTATTCATATCAACGATGGAATCGAGGGTTGTACTTTTTCCGGAACCGGAAATTCCCGTTATCAAATATAAACCGGATTTTTCATAATAAAGATTAAGTCTTTTAATAATATTTTCGGGAAAATTCAGGCTCTTAATATGCCGCACTTTCTGATCTATTTTTCTAAAATTGGCAGACAAATAATTCCTGTCAAAATATATATCTCCTCTGAATCTGTTAGGTTTATCTTGTCCATCAAAGACCATTTCCATAGAAAAATCTATATTTTTCTTTTCATATAATATTTTTTTCTGGGTTTCGTTCAGAACATTCAATAAGATTAAAGTAATTTCATCTTCATTATAGGAAGGCATATCATCGCAAGGTGATTTATTACCATAGATCCTGTACCAGATCTTTCCCCTTGTTCCGGGTCCGCCAAGATCGATATCTGAAGCATTGTGGTGGATCATATAGGCAAGTAAATTCTTAAAATGTTCGTGGACTTCTTTTCTCCAGTTCACATTTTCATATAACAATTTATCAATACGCTGAAAACGGTTGATACCAGTGATAAAATCAGATAAATTTACCTGCAATTCCTCGATAAAAGATAGATTCATTATTCTCCCTTTTAAACGAAGTCAAGATTTATTTTAACATAATTTAAGGCAACAATGATTTTAAAATATTTAGATTTATTTACAAATTTCATTTGCTGATTTTCCTGCAATTATTTCTAACTAATACATAAATAATGGTTTATGTTTTTCTAATATTTTCTCCTGCTCCTCTCCCGATCGTGTCATGTTTTTTACGGAAGAATCTATAATTTTCATTTCACTTCTTTTACTGTTCTTTGGAGATTCCTCAAAATTTAATACCGTTGAAAGAACACTCGGAATGGCAAGTTTTTTATTTTTCACCGGTTGCCAATTTTAACATGACAATTCTCTGCACTGATTTTCGCCATTTAAAAAAGGAATTATTGATAAGATTGATCATAAATCTCTTAAATAATTTATCTCCTTTATACGAAAAGAAATCGAGCAA comes from the Candidatus Cloacimonadota bacterium genome and includes:
- a CDS encoding twitching motility protein PilT, with the translated sequence MNLSFIEELQVNLSDFITGINRFQRIDKLLYENVNWRKEVHEHFKNLLAYMIHHNASDIDLGGPGTRGKIWYRIYGNKSPCDDMPSYNEDEITLILLNVLNETQKKILYEKKNIDFSMEMVFDGQDKPNRFRGDIYFDRNYLSANFRKIDQKVRHIKSLNFPENIIKRLNLYYEKSGLYLITGISGSGKSTTLDSIVDMNNHTNKAHIVIIGDPIEFIHRSDKCIVKHRNVGDDVLSFEDGTVQALRQDPDIIIVGEMRDPQTIATVIEVTDSGHKVFTTLHTSSAIDSIHRIIGEFPPNEQDRIRMRLADTIRVCVSQKLIPDKKGKVVMTKEILSVDSSVKAAIRNKNIGEIYQMMVEGKKKGMMTLEQDLLNLYRKNVISKETALNYANNRKIMIQLLQF
- a CDS encoding tetratricopeptide repeat protein, translating into MSKKEQFAFGIFQDGLTVKIAQLVSSNEKIKIQQLLDTNLSHHLFLDDKTDEKDFLGLKDIEDEFTGEASPSEEISEFEIAEEVNEEEEEESGKSELQSLLVNFPLDRGKISLNASEEQISYHKFDKSYTKSKIIKYIKKEVLSKDEIKKNNYSFGMIFNKDKSSLAFVHKGENDLLNAVQELNFQYSRKKYIYSYIDTNEISLMNLVRYNYEYTDQDFVMILYIGKEYKSAIVMRGKDHFKTLPIIVPEAEPERTRQSIFSKILLEQDISNFPITQNILIAGEFVSKKDIEFFAKKFGSMSKVSRLELPQIDEIEATEAEITDEKIAQYAIPIALAWKTLDHKNKNFYSTNLLPKDIIERQKHFKVAWHGFVVLAAIFFFALTGTIRNLQINRDIIEVNKIIGTLDGELTQTKQLILKINEVKEKQGHFQKNLELIDKITGNKNQWYYILNVISEAFNKYKISWLNDLKSSANKFQITGYTSNRRNILKFAELFPNGRISRIIKENIEDVEVWKFDISYSYPKKEVSLAKNLNIPEKEPSIMDLGKESEEKTEDETEVPVSSDLSSKSLYEVSFFVGNDHTQAGKTNNILENAGYNSRIEEFTDGDEIAYKLVLNETFSKTEAENMGDQVKKQFNEIDYFQISEKEIQKTVNIPEIYNDIAELFFSRKIDEAYDKLNGFIKDFPGHRLVYNANYLRGECLYYRKEYTAARKIFEKILLQKGNKKPDALMMLGNSYKMENNTEQAVKFWNRLIDEFPENELVEIAEYKIKALKEN